AAAACTGAGGTATGAAATTCGGGCCATTCAAGAAAAGATTGGGATCACAACCATTATGGTCACGCATGATCAGGAGGAAGCATTAACAATGGCAGATAGGATTGTCGTCATGAATCATGCTCAAATTATGCAGGCGGGTACACCGCAGGAAGTGTACCATCAGCCTAATCAGCCATTTGTTGCGAACTTTATCGGTTCTATGAATTTCTTGAACTCTGACACAAATCACCTGATGGCGATACGGCCTGAGCATGTTCAGGTTACGAATGACAGCGGAGCAAATGCAGTGATTGAAGCAGTTGAATTCAAAGGTCCTGTCTATCGTGTGAAAGTGAAAATAATAGAAAAGGAATCAAAGCTATATAATCAGAATTTGCTTGTAGATTTATCGGCTCATATGGCGCACCGGATGGATCTCTCGAAAGGGAAATCTTTGAAGATTACGCTGCCTGATCATCGATTGTTAGCCTACAAAGAACAGGTGGTTGTCTAAATGGAGATGCGTATTGCAACCGCACATTCAAAACTTTCATCGAAAAAACGTAAACAGCAAAAAGCAGGATTAAATGAATGGCTGCAGCGTTTGCTCTTGATCTTCTCGCTTTTAGCTGTTGCTGCAGTATTAGTGCTCCCATTACTGATGTTGTTTGTACAAGCATTCATTGACAGTGAAGGTATTTTTATTGGCCTGCAGAATTTTGTCAGTTATTTTCAGTCGGAAATTCTTGTTCAATCCTTGCAAAATACTCTCTTTGTTTCAAGCATTACTACAATCCTGGCAGTGAGCCTGGCATTTGTATATGCATTTGCAATCGCCCGGACAAACATTTATGGAAAAACGATCTTTCGCTATTCTGCTTTGCTTCCGTTATTTGCCCCTACGATGATGCACGGAATTGCCTTGATGTATCTTTTTGGTAATCAAGGCTTAATTACAAATGGATTTTTTGAAACGATTCCTGGGTTTAAGATCGATTTGTATGGTCCAATCGGGATCATTATGGCTGAAACAATTTACACCTTTCCACAGGCATTCCTGATTTTAATGGTTGCTTTATCAGGTGCCGATCAGCGTCTATATGAAGCAGCTGACTCTATGGGCGCAAGCGGAATAAAAAAGTTTTTCACGATTACGCTTCCATCAGCGAAGTACGGCTTAATCAGTTCCATTTTTGTTGTGTTTACTCTGAGTTTTACAGATTACGGGGCACCTAAAATAGTAGGCGGCCAATATAACGTTCTTGCGACAGATGTCTATAAGCAGGTCATTGGCCAGCAAAACATGGGGATGGGAGCCACGGTCGGCATAATTCTCATGCTTCCGGCGATACTCGCATTTGCAGCTGACCAGCTATCACAGCGGAAACAACAAGGTGCTGCCAGTTCAAAAGCAGTTCCTTATCAAATAAAACACAATCCTTTAAGAGATCGTTTAGCATTTCTTTATTGCTCTGGCATATCATTAGCCGTTTTAATCCTGTTTTTAGCTGTTTTCATTGCTGCCAGCGTGAAAATCTGGCCCTATAATATGACGTTTACTTTAGAGCATTTTGCCTTTGACAGCTTTACTGGCGATGGCTTAACGGCTTATAAAAATAGTTTGCTGGCAGCGATCCTGACTGCTGTCTTTGGAACGATTTTCACGTTCATTTTTGCTTATATGATTGAAAAATTCAGAGGCATGATTGGATTAAGGAAATTGAGTACCTTTTTGTCTCTTATTCCACTCGCAGTTCCTGGTCTTGTTATTGGTCTCGGGTACATCTTTTTTTTCAGTAAACAAAATCTATCAATCTTTGGATATACGATAGCAAATCCGTTTCATTTTCTATACGGAACCATAGCTATCATTGTCATTGTAAATATCGTTCATTTTTATTCCGTTTCGTTTATTACCGCAACAACGGCATTGAAAAAACTGGACAAAGAATTTGAGCTCGTGTCAGAGTCTATGGGCGTTCCATTTTATAAAACCTTCATGAAGGTGACGGTTCCAATGTGTCTGCCGGCTATTCTTGAAGTAGCGATGTATTATTTTGTGAATGCCATGGTGACAGTTTCAGCGGTCATTTTCTTATATACAGCTGATTTTAAACTTGCCGCAGTATCAATCGTAGGTATGGATGATGCCGGGAATTTAGCATCAGCAGCTGCCATGAGCATCTTGATTGTTGCGACGAACATTTTTGTCAGGGTTTGCTATGAACTGACTGTAAAATGGATGAAAAATCGAAAAGCATTGAAGGAGGAACTATAAATGGGGAAAATTGAAGGAATAATCTTGGATTGGGCTGGAACAACGATTGATTATGGATGCTTTGCACCGCTCCAAGTGTTTATAGAAGTTTTTGAGAATCGGGATGTGAGCATTACAGCAGAAGAAGCACGCAAACCGATGGGATTATTGAAAATTGATCATATTCGCGCACTTTGCGAAATGCCGCGCATTAAAGAAGAATGGGTGAATGTTCATGGACAGGAGCCTTCTGATCAGGATATTGAATCGATGTATGATGAATTTGAAAAGATTTTATTTGCCATTCTTCCGCAGTTTACGACACCCCTTCCTGGTGTGGCAGGAACGATACAAAAGCTACGCGGACAAGGTTTGAAAATTGGATCTACCACTGGCTACACAAAAGAAATGATGAAAATTGTGGCACCTCATGCAAAGGAAAAAGGATATTATCCCGATTATCTTTTCACTCCTGATGATGTAAAAGAAGGCCGTCCTTATCCCTGGATGTCATACATGAATGCTATGGAAATGGGCATTTATCCAATGAACAAGCTTGTAAAAGTCGGTGATACCGTTTCAGATATGAAAGAAGGCATCAACGCTGGCATGTGGGCAGTAGGAGTTATTCTTGGCAGCAATGAGCTTGGACTGACTGAAGATGAAGTGAGCACACTTGGTCAAGAAGAACTAAAGGAAAAAATGGATGCAGTCAGAGAGCGTTTCTATGACGCTGGTGCTCATTATGTAATCAATAAATTTGAAGAACTGATTCCTTTATTGAAAGAAATTGAAGAGGGGAAGACAATACATGAATAATCCATACTTGCTGTTAACGCCAGGGCCATTATCAACTTCAAAGACAGTCCGCGAGTCGATGCTGAAAGACTGGTGCACGTGGGACAAGGATTATAATGCGATCGTACAGGATATTAGAAATCGATTAACAGCTCTTGCAGCTCCCGGTTCAGAAGAATACACAGCTGTTCTCATGCAGGGGAGCGGAACATTCTCCGTTGAGTCTGTCATTTCAAGCGTAATCCCAAAAGAAAAGGGGAAGCTTCTCGTTGCATGCAACGGGGCATATGGCGAACGAATTGCAGAAATGGCGGATATCCTTGAAATTCCGACGATCATTAAAAGAACAGATGAGCAGTCTGTTTTAGATATCGAATCCATTCAAGAAATACTTGAATCCCACAAAGATCTTACGCACCTTGCAGTCGTGCATTGCGAAACTACAACCGGGATGCTTAATCCAATTGAAGATATTTGCCGTCTTGCAAAGAAGCATGGATTAATCACAATTGTTGATGCCATGAGCAGTTTTGGCGGAATTCCGATTGACGTCTCAGCCTTGAAAATCGATTATATGATCAGCAGCGCCAATAAATGTATTCAAGGTGTTCCGGGTTTTGGATTTATCATTGCTAAAAAAGAAGAGCTTGCTAAATGCAAAGGCAATGCGAGATCTCTGTCTCTTGATTTATATGATCAATTTGAAACGATGGAGAAGCATGAAGGAAAATGGAGATTTACATCCCCAACACATGTTGTCAGAGCTTTCTTTCAGGCCCTGAATGAGCTTGAAGAAGAGGGCGGTGTTTTGGCAAGGTATGAACGCTATAAGGAGAATCAGCGGCGTCTTGTCGATGGCATGCAGAAAATGGGTTTTGCTGCATTGCTGAATCATGAAAACCAATCTCCGATTATTACGGCATTCATGTATCCTAAAGACACTTCATTTACATTTGCCGGGTTTTATGAAGCATTAAAACAAAAAGGATTTGTGATCTATCCTGGGAAAATATCTAAATTGGATACCTTCAGAATCGGAAATATCGGCGAGGTTTATCCGAATGATATAGATCAATTATTAGCTGCAATTAAAGAGACATCATCAGAGGAGGCTGTGAAACTATGAAAGTATTTTGCTTAGGCGGAGCAGGGAAAATTTGCAGAGAAGCGATTTTAGATTTAGTGGAGCATTCGAAATTTGAAAAAATCACAGTAGCAGATTTCAATGAAGAAGAAGGCAAGAAGGTTGTAGAGTGGCTGAATGATCCGCGAGTCGATTTTGTAAAAGTGAACGTGTTTGATCATGAGGATACAGTCTCCAAAATGCGGGGCTATGATATTGTAATGGACGGCACCACGATAACGCTGAACGGAAAATCAACGGCTTGCATCGCCGAAGCGGGCTGTCATGGCATTAATTTAAACGGCTTTGGCGAAGAGGATTCTCAGCACGAATTATTTCAGATAAATGAAAAAACGTGTCTTCCCGGTTTTGGCATGACGCCCGGCCTGACCCAAATGATGGCCATGCATGCTGCAAATCAGCTTGAGACAATAGAGTCT
The window above is part of the Metabacillus dongyingensis genome. Proteins encoded here:
- a CDS encoding putative 2-aminoethylphosphonate ABC transporter permease subunit, with amino-acid sequence MRIATAHSKLSSKKRKQQKAGLNEWLQRLLLIFSLLAVAAVLVLPLLMLFVQAFIDSEGIFIGLQNFVSYFQSEILVQSLQNTLFVSSITTILAVSLAFVYAFAIARTNIYGKTIFRYSALLPLFAPTMMHGIALMYLFGNQGLITNGFFETIPGFKIDLYGPIGIIMAETIYTFPQAFLILMVALSGADQRLYEAADSMGASGIKKFFTITLPSAKYGLISSIFVVFTLSFTDYGAPKIVGGQYNVLATDVYKQVIGQQNMGMGATVGIILMLPAILAFAADQLSQRKQQGAASSKAVPYQIKHNPLRDRLAFLYCSGISLAVLILFLAVFIAASVKIWPYNMTFTLEHFAFDSFTGDGLTAYKNSLLAAILTAVFGTIFTFIFAYMIEKFRGMIGLRKLSTFLSLIPLAVPGLVIGLGYIFFFSKQNLSIFGYTIANPFHFLYGTIAIIVIVNIVHFYSVSFITATTALKKLDKEFELVSESMGVPFYKTFMKVTVPMCLPAILEVAMYYFVNAMVTVSAVIFLYTADFKLAAVSIVGMDDAGNLASAAAMSILIVATNIFVRVCYELTVKWMKNRKALKEEL
- the phnX gene encoding phosphonoacetaldehyde hydrolase; protein product: MGKIEGIILDWAGTTIDYGCFAPLQVFIEVFENRDVSITAEEARKPMGLLKIDHIRALCEMPRIKEEWVNVHGQEPSDQDIESMYDEFEKILFAILPQFTTPLPGVAGTIQKLRGQGLKIGSTTGYTKEMMKIVAPHAKEKGYYPDYLFTPDDVKEGRPYPWMSYMNAMEMGIYPMNKLVKVGDTVSDMKEGINAGMWAVGVILGSNELGLTEDEVSTLGQEELKEKMDAVRERFYDAGAHYVINKFEELIPLLKEIEEGKTIHE
- the phnW gene encoding 2-aminoethylphosphonate--pyruvate transaminase — its product is MNNPYLLLTPGPLSTSKTVRESMLKDWCTWDKDYNAIVQDIRNRLTALAAPGSEEYTAVLMQGSGTFSVESVISSVIPKEKGKLLVACNGAYGERIAEMADILEIPTIIKRTDEQSVLDIESIQEILESHKDLTHLAVVHCETTTGMLNPIEDICRLAKKHGLITIVDAMSSFGGIPIDVSALKIDYMISSANKCIQGVPGFGFIIAKKEELAKCKGNARSLSLDLYDQFETMEKHEGKWRFTSPTHVVRAFFQALNELEEEGGVLARYERYKENQRRLVDGMQKMGFAALLNHENQSPIITAFMYPKDTSFTFAGFYEALKQKGFVIYPGKISKLDTFRIGNIGEVYPNDIDQLLAAIKETSSEEAVKL